The Brevundimonas vesicularis genome includes the window GCAGACCGTCCAGCGAGGCCGGACCGTCATAGGCCAGGGTTGGAGGCGTGGCGATCTTGAGCGTGCAGCGACCGAAGCCCAGCGGCATGACGATCGAGGCGTTCGGCCCGCCGTTGCGACCTTCCTCCAGCACGTTCTCGCCGACGATGCCCAGGTCGCAGACGCCGTCCGCCACGAAGGTGGGGATGTCGTCGTCGCGGACGCGCAGCAGGTCGATCGGATAGTTCTCGACCCGGTACAGCAAGTCGTTGTGACCCTTGACCCATTTCAGGCCCGCGTCGCGGATCAGGTCGAGGCTGCGGTCGGCCAGACGGCCGGATTTCTGGACGGCGATGCGAAGCCGGCCCTGCACGGTGCTCATATTCGGATACTCAGTTCTTGTTTTTCAGGCGGTCCAGGGCAAGGCGATAGCCCTGGTGCGGCATGTCTTTCAGATAGCGGGCGACGCGGACGACGGTGGTGGGGCTGGCATGGGCCTCTGCGGCGATCTCGCGATAGGATTTGCCGCCGGCGTCGAGCAGGCGCGCGACCTGCCAGCGCTCGGAGAAGGCGCGCAGTTCCGCAGGCGTGCAAAGATCGGCCAGAAAGGCGTCGATCTCGGCGCGCGTCTTCATCGACAGCAGGGCGTCATGCAGGTCGTCACAGGCGGGCGGGGTCGTCATGCGCGTTCCACTATGCTGTAACGATGGAACGGTCAAGGGGGGAGGAGACAGATCGTGCGTGGCGCACTATCTGCGTCGTCATGACCAAGGTTCTCATCATCGGCGCGGGACACGCTGGCGGCTCCGTCGCGGCGTTCCTGCGGCAGTATGGGCATGAAGGCCCCATCGTGCTGGCGGGCGAGGAGGATGCGCCTCCGTATCAGCGGCCGCCCTTATCCAAGGCCTGGTTGAAGGGAGAGGCGGATCTGGAGGCGCTGCTGCTGCGGCCTCTGAGCTTCTACGCCGAGCAGACCATCGACTTCCGACCCTCGAGGGTCGCCGTGGCGGTGGACCCTGCCGCGAAGACGGTAGCCTTCCACGACGGGTCGTCCGAGGCCTACGACATCCTTTTGCTGGCGACCGGATCGACGGCGCGCAAACTGCCGGTTCCGGGCGGGGATCATCCCGATCTGCTGGAACTGCGCACGATGAAGGACGCCGAGCGACTGAAGGCGGTCCTCGGGCCCGGCAAGCGTCTGGCGGTGGTCGGCGGCGGCTATGTGGGGCTGGAGGCGGCGGCGTCGGCGCGCGCCCTGGGCGCTGAGGCGGTGGTGATCGAGCGCGCGCCGCGCGTGCTGGCGCGGGTGGCGTCCGAGACCCTGTCGGCCTTCTTCACGGCGCAGCACCGGGCGCACGGCGTCGAAATCCTGACCGACGCTGAGGTAGTCGCTGTGGCCCGCGACGGCGTGACCCTGGCCGACGGATCGGTGGTGCGGGCGGATGCAGTGTTGGTGGGGGTCGGCGCCCTGGCGTGCGACGCCCTGGCGCGGTCGGCCGGCCTGACCTGCGACGACGGCGTGGTGGTGGACGCTGAGGCACGCACCAGCGACCCGGCGATCTTCGCCATCGGCGACATGACGCGAAGGCCCATTCCGGTCCACGGCGGCGTGTATCACCGGCTGGAAAGCGTCCCCAATGCCCTGGAGCAGGCCAAACAGGCGGCCGCCGCCATCGTCGGACGGGCCGGACCGACGCCGGAAGTGCCCTGGTTCTGGTCGGACCAGTATGACGTCAAGCTTCAGATCGCCGGCCTGCCGTTCGAGGCCGACCGACAGGTGGTGCGCGGCGATCCGACGGCGTCGGGCTTTGCAGTCTTCCATCTGAACGGCGACCGCATCGTCTGCGTCGAGGCCGTCAACGCTCCGCCCGAGTTCATGGCCGGCAAGCAGTTGATCGCCAAGGCGACGCCTGTGGACGTGGACAAGCTGGCCGATCCGGCGGTGTCGATGAAGGCGGTGGCCATCGGATAAGGCGTCGCCGCAGTGCAACAAAACTGTTGCGCTTTACGTTCGTGACCGTTCAAGCTGCGACTTCAACGCGGCGGGGGCGGATGACGAGAGCTTTCGACGAAATGAATGGCGGCGGATCGGGTGCGATCCGCGACAGCTACAAGACGCTGGCGGCGTGGCTGGAAAACGCGCCGGCCGATCTGCTGCAGGCGCGCTCGCGCCAGGCGGAGCTGTTCTTCCGTCGCATGGGCGTGACCTTCGCCGTCTATGGCGACGAGGAATCCAACGAGCGGTTGATCCCCTTCGATGTCGTGCCGCGCATCATCGGCGCGGACGAATGGGGCGGTCTGGAAAAGGGGCTGAAGCAGCGGGTCACCGCCATCAACGCCTTCCTGAAAGACATCTATGGGCCGCAGGACTGCATCAAGGCGGGCATCGTCCCGGCCGATCTGATCCTGACCAATCCGCACTATCGGCCGGAGATGCAGGGGCGCCGCCCGCCGGGCGATGTCTGGTGCCACATCTCGGGCGTGGATCTGGTGCGCACGGGCGAGGACGGCTTCTACGTTCTGGAAGACAACTGCCGCACGCCGTCGGGCGTCTCCTATATGCTGGAGAACCGCGAGATGATGATGCGGCTGTTCCCCGACCTGTTCGCGGAACACGCCGTGCGTCCCGTCGAGATCTACACCGACATGCTGCTGCGCTCGTTGCAGGCCTCGGCGCCGGCAGGGGCAGGGGCGGACCCGACCATCGTCGTGCTGACGCCCGGCCCCTTCAACTCGGCCTACTATGAGCACAGCTTCCTGGCCGACAAGCTGGGTGTCGAGCTGGTCCAGGGCACGGACCTGTTCGTCAATGACGACACGGTCTTCATGCGCACGACCGAGGGGCCCAAGCGCGTCGATGTTATCTATCGCCGCATCGATGACGACTTCCTCGATCCCCTGACCTTCATGCCCAACTCCACCATCGGGGTGCCGGGGTTGATGTCGGCCTATTTCGCTGGACGGGTGACCCTGGCCAATGCGGTCGGGACGGGCGTGGCCGACGACAAGGCCGTCTATACCTACATGCCCGAGATCATCCGCTTCTTCACGGGCGAGGACGCCATCCTGCAGAACGTGCCGACCTGGCGCTGTCGCGAGCCGGACGCCCTGAAGGAAGTGTTGGATAAGCTGCCGGAACTGGTGGTCAAGGAAGTCGGCGGATCGGGCGGCTACGGCATGCTGGTCGGGCCGACCTCGACCAAGGCCGAGATCGAGGATTTTCGCGCCAAGCTGATCGCCGATCCCGACGACTTCATCGCCCAGCCAACGCTGAGCCTGTCGACGGCCCCGACGCTGAACGGCGGCGCCCTGTCGCCCCGCCACGTCGACCTCAGGCCGTTCGTCCTGTCCAGCCCGGCCGGGGTGCGCGTCGCGCCCGGCGGCCTGACGCGGGTGGCGCTGAAGGAAGGGTCGCTGGTGGTGAACTCCAGCCAGGGCGGCGGAACTAAGGACACCTGGGTGCTGGACAACTGATGCTTTCACGCACCGCAGACAGCCTCTATTGGACCGGCCGCTATATGGAGCGGGCGGACTTTCTTGCCCGCATTCTGGAGGCGGCGATCCGTCTCGCCGCCCTGCCGGCGAAAGATCAGGCCGCCGTCACCGCCTGGGCGGGGGCCATCGCCTCGTCGGGGGTCAAGGCCGGCTTTGACGCGACCGGCCGGACCGTGTCGGAAAAGTCCGTGCGGGAATATCTGGCCTTCGGCTTCGACAATCCGACCTCGATCAAGGCCTGCATCACCAAGGCGCGGACCAATGCGCGCTCGGTGCGCACCGCCCTGACCATCGAACTGTGGGAGGCGATCAACGGCGCCTGGAACGGTCTGAACGAACTGGGCGAACCGACCAAGCGCGACGACTTCACCAACTTCCTCGACTTCGTGAAATCGACGTCCCTGGCGGTCGAAGGCGCCTCGTCGCGGACCATGCTGCGCAACGACGCCTACTGGTTCCTGCGACTGGGCATGGCGATCGAGCGGGCCGACAACACCGCGCGCCTGCTGGACGTAAAATATCATCTGCTGCTGCCGCCCGGCGAACGGGTGGGCGGGCAACTGGACTACTTCCAGTGGACGACCCTTCTGCGCGAGGTTTCGGCATTGACCGCCTATCGCTGGGTTTACCGCGAAAGCGTGCGGCCTTGGCTGGTGGCGGACCTGCTGGTGCTGAACCGCCAGATGCCGCGCTCGCTGGCCTCATGTCAGGGCATGATCGTCAGCTATCTGGAGAAGCTGGCGACCGACTACGGTCGGCGCGGCCCCGCGCAACGGCTGGCCTCCAACCGCCTCAGCCAATTCAACGAGGCCAAGATCGAGGACATCTTCCAGTCCGGCCTGCACGAATACATCCAGGGCTTCCTGAACGAAAACAACGCCTTGGCCGCGGCCGTCCACGAACAGTATCTGGTCTGACCATGCGGATCCGGATCGATCACTCCACCCGCTACGCCTACGCCCGGCCCGCGCGGTTCATCGTCCAGATGCTACGCCTGACGCCCAAGTCGTGTGAGAGCCAGCAGGTCCGCGACTGGCGGATCGAAACCGATGTGGACGCCCGGCTGCGGCGCAGCGAGGACGCGTTCGGCAACATCGTTCACAGCCTCTACACCGAGCGGCCGACCGACGCCCTGACCATCCGCGTCACCGGCGAGGTCTCGACCGTAGAGACGGGCGGCGTCGTGAAAGGGCAGGCCGAACGCCTGTCGCCCATCGTCTATCTGCGCGACACCCCGATGACCAAGGCCGACGCCGGTATCGTCGATTTCGCCCGCTCTATTCCTGAGGGCGCGACGCTGGGCCGGATGCATCAGTTGATGGGCGCGCTGAAGGATACGGTGGCGTTCGAGGTCGGCTCGACCTCCGCCTCCCACACCGCCGCCGAAGCGTTCGCCCAGAAGCGCGGCGTCTGTCAGGACCATTCGCAGATCTTCATCTCGGCCGCGCGCCTGCTGGGCGTGCCGGCTCGCTATGTCTCGGGCCACCTCAGCCGTCAGGACGGACGCCACGATCAGGACGCCGCCCACGCCTGGGCCGAGGCCTGGGTCGAGAATCTGGGCTGGGTCGGGTTCGATCCGGCCAACGGTATCTGCCCGACCGAACACTATGTCCGGGTCGCGGTCGGCCTGGACGCGCGCGGCGCCACCCCGATCCGGGGCACGAGCTATGGCGGCGGCCAGGAGCAACTGACCGTCGCCTTGAATGTGCGGCCGGTGCAACAGAGCCAGCAACAACTGCAATCCAGTGGATGGCCCCGATAGGCATGACGCGCGAATCTGTTAGCGTCTGGGGATTCGCAACGCGGGGAGCGAATAGAGCGAAGTGACCTATTGCGTAGGCATGCTGGTGGACGACGGGTTGGCGATGATCGCCGACACGCGCACCAATGCGGGCGTGGACAACATCTCGTCCTATCGCAAACTGCACATCTACAAGTCGCCGGGCGAGCGCATCCTGGCGGTCGCGACGGCGGGCAATCTGTCGGTCACCCAGACGGCGCTGGCCATGGTTGCAGCCGGGGTCAAACTGCCGGACTCCACCGAGCTTGAAACGCTCCAGACCGCCCCGACCCTGTTCCGCGCCGCCCAGCTGCTGGGTCATGCGATGGCCAGCGTGCGGGCCAGCATCAATACACCGCCGACGCCGACCGCCGATGGGCTGAACGTCACCGCCTCCATGCTGTTGGGCGGTCAGATCGCTGGCGGAAAGATGGGGCTGTATCTGATCTACGGGCAGGGCAACTTCATCGAGTGCGGGCCCGATACGCCCTATCTGCAGATCGGCGAGCTGAAATACGGCAAGCCCATTCTGGATCGCGCCCTTCACAGCTCCACCTCCCTGTCCGAGGCGGTGAAGCTGGGACTGATTTCGTTCGACTCGACCATCCGCTCGAACATCGCCGTCGGCCCGCCGCTGGACCTGATCGTCATGCCGCGCGACCGGCTGACGGGCACGGCGCGGCGCATCGAGGCGGACGATCCCTATTTCCGCGATCTGGGTCGGCGCTGGTCCGAAGCCCTGGCCGCCGCCCACCGCGCCATGCCCGATCCGACCTGGTTGGATATCGACACGTCGGCGCCTCAGAGGAGCATCAGCGCCGTCGGCTAATTAAGATTGCGATTTGTTCGCAATTGTCTTGTGCCTTCCTGTGGAGCTGGTTATTGCGAGCGCATCGCAAAATCAGACCAAAAGGTCGCAAGACTATGTCCGAATCCCGCGCCGCCGCGCTCCGCTCGCTTCTGTTCGCCTCCAGCGCCGCCGGCATGCTGGTCGCCGCCCCCGCCATCGCCGCTGACGTGACCGCAGAGGACGGCGTGGTCGTCACGGCCGACCAGTCCCAGCCCGCCAATCTGGGCACGATCGACGTCAACGGTCAGTTCAAGAAGCCGGCCCCCGTCAGCCCCGAGTTCGTCGCGCCGCTGGTGGACACGCCGCGCGCCGTGACGGTCATCCCCCAGGCCATCATCGAACAGACCTCGGCCTCTTCCTTGCAGGACCTGCTGTCCAACTCCCCCGGCATCACTTTCGGGGCAGGCGAGGGCGGTCAGCCGCTGGCCGATCGTCCTTTCATCCGGGGTCAGTCGTCGGGCAACAACATCTTCGTGGACGGCATTCGTGACACGGGCGGCCAGCAACGCGAGGTCTTCAACCTGGAGCAGGTTGAGGTCATCAAGGGGCCGGACGCTGTTTATTCGGGACGCGGTTCGGGCGGCGGCAGCATCAATCTGGCCTCCAAATCGCCCAAGCTGAACGCCTTCACCAATGTCAGCGCGGGCGCGGGCACCGACGGCTATCTGCGCGGCACGGTCGACGCGAACCTGTCGCTGGGCGAGACCGCCGCCCTGCGCATCAACCTGATGGGCGCCCAGGGCGACGTGCCTGGCCGCGA containing:
- a CDS encoding peptidase gives rise to the protein MTYCVGMLVDDGLAMIADTRTNAGVDNISSYRKLHIYKSPGERILAVATAGNLSVTQTALAMVAAGVKLPDSTELETLQTAPTLFRAAQLLGHAMASVRASINTPPTPTADGLNVTASMLLGGQIAGGKMGLYLIYGQGNFIECGPDTPYLQIGELKYGKPILDRALHSSTSLSEAVKLGLISFDSTIRSNIAVGPPLDLIVMPRDRLTGTARRIEADDPYFRDLGRRWSEALAAAHRAMPDPTWLDIDTSAPQRSISAVG
- a CDS encoding YerC/YecD family TrpR-related protein, which translates into the protein MTTPPACDDLHDALLSMKTRAEIDAFLADLCTPAELRAFSERWQVARLLDAGGKSYREIAAEAHASPTTVVRVARYLKDMPHQGYRLALDRLKNKN
- a CDS encoding circularly permuted type 2 ATP-grasp protein — translated: MTRAFDEMNGGGSGAIRDSYKTLAAWLENAPADLLQARSRQAELFFRRMGVTFAVYGDEESNERLIPFDVVPRIIGADEWGGLEKGLKQRVTAINAFLKDIYGPQDCIKAGIVPADLILTNPHYRPEMQGRRPPGDVWCHISGVDLVRTGEDGFYVLEDNCRTPSGVSYMLENREMMMRLFPDLFAEHAVRPVEIYTDMLLRSLQASAPAGAGADPTIVVLTPGPFNSAYYEHSFLADKLGVELVQGTDLFVNDDTVFMRTTEGPKRVDVIYRRIDDDFLDPLTFMPNSTIGVPGLMSAYFAGRVTLANAVGTGVADDKAVYTYMPEIIRFFTGEDAILQNVPTWRCREPDALKEVLDKLPELVVKEVGGSGGYGMLVGPTSTKAEIEDFRAKLIADPDDFIAQPTLSLSTAPTLNGGALSPRHVDLRPFVLSSPAGVRVAPGGLTRVALKEGSLVVNSSQGGGTKDTWVLDN
- a CDS encoding transglutaminase family protein produces the protein MRIRIDHSTRYAYARPARFIVQMLRLTPKSCESQQVRDWRIETDVDARLRRSEDAFGNIVHSLYTERPTDALTIRVTGEVSTVETGGVVKGQAERLSPIVYLRDTPMTKADAGIVDFARSIPEGATLGRMHQLMGALKDTVAFEVGSTSASHTAAEAFAQKRGVCQDHSQIFISAARLLGVPARYVSGHLSRQDGRHDQDAAHAWAEAWVENLGWVGFDPANGICPTEHYVRVAVGLDARGATPIRGTSYGGGQEQLTVALNVRPVQQSQQQLQSSGWPR
- a CDS encoding NAD(P)/FAD-dependent oxidoreductase, with protein sequence MTKVLIIGAGHAGGSVAAFLRQYGHEGPIVLAGEEDAPPYQRPPLSKAWLKGEADLEALLLRPLSFYAEQTIDFRPSRVAVAVDPAAKTVAFHDGSSEAYDILLLATGSTARKLPVPGGDHPDLLELRTMKDAERLKAVLGPGKRLAVVGGGYVGLEAAASARALGAEAVVIERAPRVLARVASETLSAFFTAQHRAHGVEILTDAEVVAVARDGVTLADGSVVRADAVLVGVGALACDALARSAGLTCDDGVVVDAEARTSDPAIFAIGDMTRRPIPVHGGVYHRLESVPNALEQAKQAAAAIVGRAGPTPEVPWFWSDQYDVKLQIAGLPFEADRQVVRGDPTASGFAVFHLNGDRIVCVEAVNAPPEFMAGKQLIAKATPVDVDKLADPAVSMKAVAIG
- a CDS encoding alpha-E domain-containing protein, which translates into the protein MLSRTADSLYWTGRYMERADFLARILEAAIRLAALPAKDQAAVTAWAGAIASSGVKAGFDATGRTVSEKSVREYLAFGFDNPTSIKACITKARTNARSVRTALTIELWEAINGAWNGLNELGEPTKRDDFTNFLDFVKSTSLAVEGASSRTMLRNDAYWFLRLGMAIERADNTARLLDVKYHLLLPPGERVGGQLDYFQWTTLLREVSALTAYRWVYRESVRPWLVADLLVLNRQMPRSLASCQGMIVSYLEKLATDYGRRGPAQRLASNRLSQFNEAKIEDIFQSGLHEYIQGFLNENNALAAAVHEQYLV